A genomic region of Myxosarcina sp. GI1 contains the following coding sequences:
- a CDS encoding glycoside hydrolase, translating into MSHPLYVAFIWHQHQPLYKSREAVGTDSWGQYRLPWVRLHGTKDYLDLVLLLERYPKLHQTVNLVPSLILQLEDYAAGEAIDPYLALALTPVAKLTIEQKQYIIEHFFDGYYHTLVEPHPRYNQLYQQRQEKGKPWCLENWKGRDYSDLLAWHNLAWIDPLFWDDREIAAWLKKGKDFTLSDRQRIYSKQKEIIRRIIPQHKKMQDAGQLEVTTTPYTHPILPLLADTNSGRVAVPEMALPQMRFQWEEDIPRHLSKAWDMYLQRFNREPYGLWPSEQSVSPTILPYISKQGFKWICSDEAVLGWSIKHFFHRDEAGNVYEPELLYRPYRLETEHGDLSIVFRDHRLSDLVGFTYSGMNPRHAASDLIGHLDAIARSLKSHQGNPEAALEQPWLVTIALDGENCWEYYQRDGIPFLEALYERLSKDEDIKLVTVNEFIEQFPPSATIPAEGLHSGSWVDGNFTTWIGDPVKNRAWDLLTAAREVLAQHPEATEENNPEVWEALYAAEGSDWFWWFGEGHSSNQDAMFDRLFREHICAIYRALNEPIPKNLYQSVDVHEARGDRQPLSYIHPIINGNGDEQDWDRAGRIEIGGARGTMHRSSTVQRLFYGLDHRNFYFRLDFKSGVKPGEDLPGELHLFWYYPNVIKHNSPASLSGLPDEAPLNYQFHHHLGINLITESVWLEEAEEHYTWHTRACRAEAVFDKCLEIAVPWADLHIEPDYPLHILAVFAERGEYRSYVPENNLVTLQAP; encoded by the coding sequence ATGTCCCATCCTCTCTATGTCGCTTTTATTTGGCATCAACATCAACCCCTTTATAAATCACGCGAAGCAGTAGGCACAGACTCTTGGGGACAATATCGTTTGCCCTGGGTGCGCTTACACGGAACTAAAGATTATCTCGATTTAGTCTTGCTGCTGGAACGCTATCCAAAGCTGCATCAAACCGTAAACCTGGTTCCCTCTTTAATCTTGCAGCTAGAAGACTATGCCGCAGGTGAGGCGATCGATCCCTATTTAGCTTTGGCTTTAACCCCAGTAGCAAAGCTTACAATCGAACAAAAGCAGTATATCATCGAGCATTTTTTTGATGGCTACTACCACACCTTAGTAGAACCCCATCCTCGCTATAACCAACTCTATCAACAGCGACAGGAAAAAGGGAAACCCTGGTGTCTGGAAAACTGGAAAGGTCGGGACTATAGCGACTTGTTAGCGTGGCATAATCTAGCTTGGATCGATCCGTTATTTTGGGACGACCGAGAAATTGCCGCCTGGTTGAAAAAAGGCAAAGATTTTACTTTAAGCGATCGCCAGCGTATTTATTCCAAACAAAAAGAAATTATTCGTCGCATCATTCCCCAACACAAAAAAATGCAGGATGCAGGACAGCTGGAAGTTACCACAACTCCCTACACCCATCCGATTTTACCTCTACTTGCCGATACTAATTCTGGTCGCGTAGCAGTACCCGAAATGGCGTTGCCGCAGATGCGTTTTCAGTGGGAAGAAGATATACCCCGTCATCTCAGCAAAGCCTGGGATATGTATTTACAGAGATTCAACCGAGAACCATATGGGCTATGGCCCTCAGAACAATCTGTCAGTCCGACAATATTGCCCTACATTAGCAAGCAGGGTTTTAAGTGGATTTGTTCCGACGAAGCCGTACTCGGTTGGAGTATCAAGCACTTCTTCCATCGCGACGAAGCAGGTAACGTTTACGAACCAGAACTACTCTATCGTCCCTATCGCTTGGAAACCGAACACGGCGATTTGTCAATTGTGTTCCGCGATCATCGTCTGTCAGATTTAGTTGGCTTTACCTATAGCGGTATGAATCCCCGTCATGCCGCATCGGATTTAATCGGTCATTTGGATGCGATTGCGCGATCGCTAAAATCCCATCAAGGTAATCCCGAAGCCGCTTTAGAACAACCCTGGCTAGTAACCATTGCTCTCGATGGCGAAAACTGCTGGGAATACTATCAGCGCGACGGCATACCTTTTTTAGAAGCTCTGTACGAACGTCTGAGCAAAGATGAAGACATCAAGTTAGTAACCGTCAACGAATTTATCGAACAGTTTCCCCCTAGTGCAACTATTCCTGCCGAGGGACTACATAGCGGTTCCTGGGTAGATGGCAACTTTACTACCTGGATTGGCGATCCTGTCAAAAATCGTGCCTGGGACTTGTTAACTGCTGCTAGAGAAGTATTAGCACAACATCCCGAAGCTACAGAAGAAAACAACCCCGAAGTCTGGGAGGCTTTGTATGCTGCTGAAGGTTCGGATTGGTTCTGGTGGTTTGGTGAAGGACATTCTTCCAATCAAGATGCCATGTTCGATCGCCTGTTCCGCGAACATATCTGCGCCATCTATCGCGCTTTGAATGAACCAATTCCCAAAAATTTATATCAGTCAGTAGATGTTCATGAAGCTAGAGGCGATCGCCAGCCTTTAAGCTACATTCATCCAATTATTAACGGGAACGGAGACGAGCAAGATTGGGACAGAGCGGGTAGAATCGAAATTGGTGGTGCTAGAGGCACTATGCACCGCAGCAGCACAGTGCAGCGACTTTTTTACGGTTTGGATCACCGCAACTTTTATTTCCGTCTCGATTTTAAATCTGGTGTTAAACCTGGGGAAGATTTACCAGGAGAACTGCATTTATTCTGGTATTATCCTAATGTAATCAAACACAATAGCCCCGCTTCTCTGTCTGGTTTACCCGACGAAGCACCATTAAATTATCAGTTTCACCATCATCTGGGAATCAATCTAATTACCGAGTCGGTTTGGTTAGAAGAAGCCGAAGAACATTATACCTGGCATACTCGTGCGTGTCGTGCCGAAGCAGTGTTTGATAAATGCTTAGAAATTGCCGTTCCCTGGGCAGATTTGCACATCGAACCAGACTATCCCCTACATATTCTTGCTGTTTTTGCCGAGCGTGGTGAGTACCGCAGCTATGTGCCAGAAAATAATTTAGTGACCTTGCAAGCTCCATAG
- a CDS encoding sucrose synthase encodes MSYTIEAVLNSAEKSDLREFISELEASDKRYLLRNDILNAFHKFCQQKDDPQFESSSRLGKLIYYTQEIILDEESICLIIRPKIAQQEAYRIFDDLTVEPISIPQLLDIRDRFVGRHHPEEGDVFEIDFQPFYDYSPIIRDSKNIGKGLQYLNRFLSSKLFQDPNQWLEALYNFLHIHRYNGVTLLINGRIANRHQLSDRVKQALNFVGELPSDKPFEEFHFDLQNLGFEPGWGNTAGRVRETLEILDELIDSPDDRVLEAFLSRIPMIFRIVLVSIHGWFAQEGVLGRPDTGGQVVYVLDQARSLEKQLKEDITLAGLDSFKVKPKVIILSRLIPNNDGTRCNERLEKVHGTDNAWILRVPFREFNPNMTQNWISRFEIYPYLETYAIDAEKELFAEFQSSPDLIVGNYSDGNLVAFLLARRLKVTQFNVAHALEKSKYLFSNLYWQDLESTYHFSLQFTADIIAMNAANCIVSSTYQEIVGRPDSVGQYESYENLTMPDLYHVVNGIELFSPKFNVVPPGVNENVYFPYTRHEDRVPNKIEKLEELLFTAEDPEFIYGKLENPNRRPLFSMARLDRIKNLTGLAECFGQSPELQERCNLILVAGKIHTSGSTDNEEREEIEKMYRIIERYDLYSKIRWLGIRLPKVDSGEIYRVIADRQGIFVQPALFEAFGLTILEAMISGLPTFGTQFGGPLEIIQDTVNGYYINPTNLKETAQKLLDFISKCDRDPSYWQQISDKGMERVYSTYTWKIHTSRLLSLARIYGFWNFTSSEKREDLLRYIESLFYLIYKPRAKALLEEHWQR; translated from the coding sequence ATGTCTTACACGATTGAGGCGGTACTCAATTCAGCAGAAAAAAGCGATCTGCGCGAATTTATTAGCGAATTGGAAGCTTCCGACAAAAGATATTTATTGCGTAACGATATTCTGAATGCTTTTCATAAATTTTGTCAGCAAAAAGACGATCCGCAATTTGAGTCTAGTTCGCGCCTGGGTAAGTTAATTTATTACACTCAGGAAATTATTTTAGATGAAGAAAGCATTTGCCTGATTATCAGACCCAAAATCGCCCAACAAGAAGCCTATCGCATTTTTGACGATCTGACTGTCGAACCGATCTCAATCCCTCAGCTATTAGACATACGCGATCGCTTTGTAGGTCGCCATCATCCTGAAGAAGGTGATGTTTTTGAAATTGACTTTCAACCTTTTTACGATTATTCGCCAATTATTCGCGACTCTAAAAACATTGGTAAAGGGTTGCAGTATCTCAATCGTTTTTTATCCAGCAAACTCTTTCAAGACCCGAACCAGTGGCTAGAGGCTCTGTATAATTTTCTTCATATTCATAGATACAATGGCGTTACTCTATTGATCAATGGTAGGATTGCCAATCGCCACCAGCTATCCGATCGCGTCAAGCAGGCTTTAAACTTTGTTGGTGAATTACCAAGCGATAAACCTTTTGAAGAATTTCACTTCGATCTGCAAAACTTGGGTTTTGAACCTGGATGGGGTAATACCGCAGGACGAGTTAGAGAAACTTTAGAAATTTTAGACGAACTGATCGACTCTCCAGACGATCGCGTTTTGGAAGCTTTTCTCTCACGCATTCCAATGATCTTCCGTATCGTTTTAGTGTCAATTCACGGCTGGTTTGCTCAAGAAGGTGTATTGGGTCGTCCTGATACGGGGGGACAGGTTGTATACGTTTTAGACCAGGCTCGAAGCTTAGAAAAACAGCTAAAGGAAGATATTACCCTGGCTGGCTTGGATAGTTTTAAAGTTAAACCTAAAGTAATTATTCTCTCGCGTTTGATACCCAATAATGACGGCACTCGCTGTAACGAAAGGTTAGAAAAAGTACACGGCACCGATAACGCCTGGATTTTGCGCGTTCCCTTCCGCGAATTTAACCCCAACATGACCCAAAACTGGATTTCGCGGTTTGAAATATATCCTTATTTAGAGACTTATGCGATCGATGCCGAAAAAGAACTTTTTGCCGAGTTTCAATCTAGCCCAGATTTAATTGTAGGCAACTATTCCGATGGCAATTTGGTGGCATTTTTGTTGGCGAGAAGATTAAAAGTTACTCAATTTAATGTCGCTCATGCTTTAGAAAAATCGAAATATTTGTTTAGTAACCTTTACTGGCAGGATTTAGAAAGCACCTATCATTTTTCTCTCCAGTTTACTGCCGATATTATCGCCATGAATGCCGCTAACTGTATCGTTAGCAGTACCTATCAAGAAATTGTCGGTAGACCCGATAGCGTCGGACAATACGAATCTTATGAAAATCTGACCATGCCCGACCTCTACCACGTAGTCAACGGGATCGAATTATTTTCGCCAAAGTTTAATGTCGTTCCCCCGGGAGTTAACGAAAACGTCTATTTTCCCTATACGCGACATGAAGACCGCGTACCTAATAAGATCGAGAAGCTAGAAGAACTGTTATTTACTGCCGAAGACCCAGAGTTTATCTATGGCAAACTCGAAAATCCCAACCGCCGTCCACTATTTTCGATGGCGCGACTAGACCGCATCAAAAATCTTACGGGTTTGGCAGAATGTTTCGGTCAATCACCAGAACTACAGGAACGCTGTAATTTAATTTTGGTTGCGGGTAAAATTCACACTTCTGGTTCGACGGACAACGAAGAACGAGAAGAAATTGAAAAGATGTATCGCATTATCGAGCGGTACGACCTCTATAGCAAAATACGCTGGTTGGGTATTCGTCTGCCCAAAGTCGATTCGGGAGAAATTTATCGGGTAATTGCCGATCGCCAGGGGATTTTCGTCCAGCCTGCTTTGTTTGAAGCGTTTGGTTTGACTATTCTCGAAGCAATGATTTCTGGTTTACCTACTTTTGGCACCCAGTTTGGTGGACCTCTAGAAATTATTCAAGACACAGTTAACGGATATTATATCAATCCTACCAATTTAAAGGAAACCGCTCAAAAACTGCTTGATTTTATTAGCAAATGCGATCGCGATCCCAGCTATTGGCAGCAGATTTCGGATAAAGGGATGGAACGAGTTTACAGCACCTATACCTGGAAAATTCATACCAGTCGCTTACTATCTCTGGCTCGAATTTACGGCTTTTGGAACTTTACCTCTAGCGAAAAACGCGAAGACTTACTGCGCTATATCGAATCGCTATTTTATCTAATTTACAAACCAAGAGCTAAGGCGTTGTTAGAAGAACATTGGCAACGGTAA
- a CDS encoding O-methyltransferase, which yields MVSTAAKKTARPVTPLGILVQQLEQILKLAETETVSTELKTSLIQAYHLAAGIDPYLEDCTTPESEALANLSQKTQQEDWSKHFSDGATVRALEQEMLSGHIEGQMLKMLVSLTKSKRVLEVGMFTGYSALAIAEALPDDGYVVACEVDDYVAKFAIDCFAASPHGEKIKVEVAPALETMQQLLERGESFDLVFIDADKSEYIDYFRLLLDTKLLAPDGFICVDNTLLQGQPYLSADKQTTNGKAIARFNRFVAEDPRVEQVMIPLRDGLTIIKRK from the coding sequence GTGGTGAGTACAGCAGCAAAAAAAACTGCTAGACCAGTTACTCCTTTAGGAATTCTCGTCCAGCAGCTAGAACAAATCCTCAAGTTAGCAGAAACCGAAACGGTTTCCACCGAACTCAAGACATCCTTAATCCAAGCATATCATCTAGCCGCAGGTATCGACCCCTATCTGGAAGACTGCACTACTCCCGAATCTGAAGCTTTAGCTAACTTATCTCAGAAAACTCAACAAGAGGACTGGAGCAAACACTTTAGTGACGGTGCGACGGTACGCGCTTTAGAACAAGAGATGCTGTCGGGACATATTGAGGGGCAAATGCTGAAAATGCTGGTATCCCTTACCAAATCCAAACGCGTCTTAGAAGTAGGGATGTTTACGGGCTATTCCGCTCTGGCGATCGCTGAAGCTCTCCCTGATGATGGTTATGTAGTAGCTTGTGAAGTTGACGACTATGTAGCAAAATTTGCGATCGACTGCTTTGCTGCTTCTCCTCATGGAGAAAAGATTAAGGTCGAGGTAGCACCAGCCTTAGAAACCATGCAGCAATTGCTAGAAAGAGGTGAGTCATTTGATTTAGTGTTTATAGATGCAGATAAAAGCGAATATATCGACTATTTTCGTCTGCTCTTAGATACCAAATTGCTCGCTCCCGATGGTTTTATCTGCGTAGACAATACCCTACTGCAAGGACAACCATATCTATCAGCAGACAAGCAAACCACTAACGGCAAAGCGATCGCTCGTTTTAATCGTTTTGTCGCTGAAGATCCGCGTGTCGAACAAGTCATGATTCCTTTGCGTGACGGATTGACCATCATCAAACGCAAGTAA
- a CDS encoding shikimate dehydrogenase, whose protein sequence is MSIKQSIAGTTQLLGVIGDPVKHSCSPVMHNAAIAQLGLDYVYLPLPVKAIDLQTALAGFAAIDLVGFNITIPHKTAVMPLLYEISPTAKKVGAVNTVWRTETGWSGTNTDVTGFIAPLKAMSRDWSNVNPVVIGNGGAARAVIVGLAELGCPEIHVVGRNYQKLAQFYQSWQNIPEISSILKIHYLDNLNILIPAADLLINTTPVGMSPNVDNSPVDAIAMKKLKPDAIAYDLIYNPSPTKFLQLAKDNGAVSIDGLEMLVMQGAAALEIWLQQPVPVEVMRQTLREAIYS, encoded by the coding sequence ATGAGTATAAAACAATCGATCGCAGGAACCACCCAACTGTTAGGAGTAATTGGCGATCCAGTCAAACATTCTTGTTCGCCAGTAATGCACAATGCGGCGATCGCGCAGTTGGGATTGGACTATGTTTATCTACCTCTACCAGTAAAAGCAATAGATTTACAGACAGCATTAGCAGGATTTGCGGCGATCGATCTAGTTGGGTTTAATATCACTATTCCCCACAAAACAGCAGTGATGCCTTTGCTCTATGAAATCTCTCCTACTGCTAAAAAAGTAGGTGCGGTTAATACCGTCTGGCGTACTGAAACAGGTTGGAGCGGTACCAATACCGATGTCACTGGCTTTATCGCTCCTTTAAAAGCTATGTCGCGAGATTGGAGCAATGTTAATCCTGTAGTTATAGGTAATGGCGGTGCGGCTAGAGCGGTAATAGTAGGTCTTGCAGAACTCGGTTGCCCAGAAATTCACGTCGTGGGGCGCAATTATCAAAAATTGGCGCAATTTTATCAAAGTTGGCAGAATATACCCGAAATTAGTTCTATTTTAAAAATTCATTACTTAGATAATTTAAATATTTTAATTCCTGCTGCCGATCTGTTGATTAACACAACACCAGTAGGTATGTCTCCTAATGTAGATAATTCACCCGTAGATGCTATAGCAATGAAGAAGTTAAAACCAGATGCGATCGCCTACGACCTGATTTATAATCCTAGTCCGACCAAGTTTTTACAGCTTGCCAAAGATAATGGTGCAGTTTCGATCGATGGGCTAGAAATGCTGGTTATGCAAGGAGCGGCAGCTTTAGAGATTTGGCTACAGCAACCCGTACCAGTAGAAGTGATGCGCCAGACACTGAGAGAGGCGATTTATTCGTAG
- a CDS encoding transposase: MPNYRRLYIPGGTYFFTIVTYCRRPLFKDPQNIEILRMAIAKIKDKKPFKILAAVILPDHLHFLWQLPPDDADYSQRISRMKVLFTRAYKAKNFSNLELSASRHKHRESDVWQRRFWEHAIADETDLQKHLDYIHNNPVKHKLVSCPHLWQYSSFDRWVKRGRYPANWGCVCDRFSV; this comes from the coding sequence ATGCCCAACTATCGAAGACTGTATATTCCAGGTGGCACCTATTTCTTTACTATAGTTACTTATTGTCGCCGACCTTTGTTTAAAGATCCTCAAAACATTGAAATTTTACGTATGGCAATCGCTAAAATTAAGGATAAAAAACCTTTCAAAATATTAGCGGCGGTAATTTTGCCAGACCATCTACATTTCCTGTGGCAATTACCTCCTGACGATGCTGATTATTCTCAACGAATATCGAGAATGAAAGTTTTATTTACTCGTGCTTACAAAGCTAAAAACTTTTCAAATCTCGAACTTTCGGCATCTCGTCACAAACATCGCGAAAGTGATGTCTGGCAACGTAGGTTTTGGGAACATGCGATCGCCGATGAAACAGATCTGCAAAAACATTTAGATTACATTCATAATAATCCCGTCAAACATAAATTGGTTTCTTGTCCTCATTTGTGGCAATATTCTAGCTTTGATCGCTGGGTAAAACGAGGCAGATATCCAGCGAATTGGGGTTGTGTTTGCGATCGCTTTTCCGTTTAA
- a CDS encoding sedoheptulose 7-phosphate cyclase, whose translation MSQIEAKFVATDNNFRVEGYEKIEYDLLFVEGVFKVENTEIAESYRKFGRCLMVVDANVYQLYKKEIDAYFQHYDIELKVFPIIITELDKSMRTLEKIVDAFADFGLVRKEPVLVVGGGLITDVAGFACAAYRRSSNYIRIPTTMIGLVDASVAIKVAVNHKKLKNRLGAYHASKQVILDFSFLRTLPTAQVRNGMAELVKIAVVSHNEVFELLEKYGKRLLETRFGYLNGDEEIKEIGRKVTYKAIKKMLELEAPNLHELDLDRVIAYGHTWSPTVELTPEVPLYHGHAVNIDMALSATIAARRGYITEAERDRILQTMNNIGLALDNPLLDIDLLWKASESITQTRDGLLRAAVPKPIGTCYFINDLSKEELEEALAEHRRICADYPDAGLGTQVYMNEGKEDAELELAGSI comes from the coding sequence ATGAGTCAAATTGAAGCCAAGTTTGTAGCTACAGACAATAACTTTCGCGTAGAAGGTTATGAAAAGATTGAGTACGATCTTCTGTTTGTAGAAGGAGTATTCAAAGTAGAAAATACGGAAATAGCCGAAAGCTATCGTAAGTTCGGACGCTGTTTAATGGTAGTAGATGCCAACGTGTATCAGCTCTATAAAAAAGAGATCGATGCTTACTTTCAGCATTACGACATCGAACTAAAGGTATTCCCCATCATCATTACCGAACTCGATAAAAGTATGCGGACATTAGAAAAAATTGTCGATGCTTTTGCCGATTTTGGTTTGGTACGTAAAGAGCCAGTTTTGGTAGTTGGCGGTGGTTTGATTACCGACGTAGCGGGTTTTGCCTGTGCGGCATATCGTCGTAGCAGCAACTATATTCGCATTCCTACAACCATGATAGGTTTGGTGGATGCCAGCGTTGCCATTAAAGTGGCAGTCAACCACAAAAAACTCAAAAATCGCCTCGGTGCTTATCATGCCTCGAAGCAAGTAATCTTAGACTTTTCTTTCTTACGCACCTTACCTACCGCTCAGGTACGTAACGGTATGGCAGAGTTAGTCAAGATTGCCGTAGTCTCTCATAATGAAGTATTCGAGCTATTGGAAAAATATGGCAAACGACTACTAGAGACTCGCTTTGGCTATCTCAATGGTGATGAAGAGATTAAAGAAATCGGACGCAAAGTAACCTACAAAGCAATTAAAAAAATGCTGGAGTTGGAAGCACCTAACTTACACGAACTCGATTTAGATCGGGTAATTGCTTACGGACATACCTGGAGTCCTACTGTAGAGCTTACTCCCGAAGTACCTTTATATCACGGTCATGCGGTTAATATCGACATGGCACTGTCGGCTACGATCGCAGCAAGACGCGGCTATATTACCGAAGCAGAACGCGATCGCATCCTCCAGACAATGAATAATATTGGTTTGGCTTTAGACAATCCCTTATTAGACATCGATCTGTTGTGGAAAGCCAGCGAGTCGATAACTCAAACTAGAGATGGTTTGTTGAGAGCGGCAGTACCAAAACCCATTGGTACTTGTTACTTTATTAACGATCTGTCTAAAGAAGAGTTAGAAGAAGCCTTAGCCGAACACAGACGCATTTGCGCTGACTATCCCGATGCAGGGTTAGGTACGCAAGTGTACATGAACGAAGGTAAAGAAGATGCAGAATTAGAATTAGCAGGGAGCATTTAA
- a CDS encoding geranylgeranyl reductase family protein: MFDCIIVGAGPAGASAAYQLAQKQHSVLVIDKAAFPRNKSCGGGVSPAIAKLFDFDFAPVIERTVSKVKYTWKMDDPMEIQLRNISPMWMVQRDKFDNFLIDRAKEKGVEFKDNLEVTGIELQGDSWQVSTSNGNFSAKYLIAADGANSKVAEWLGYAAAQKVPAASLEVSGEVSDRRSDMAFFDFGSLKNGFMWCFPKADGYTFSAAFVRDRQGKPEELKQQLNNYAAKFDLDTSNAEYREHEINLWQEDRPLHSERALIIGEAAGIVDPLIGEGIRPAMFTGVAAAEAIDKALAGDAEALAQYSETIKQEWSSDLGKAQFLANIFYKAPKLAYKLGLKRSSAGQLMGRILCGELTYSEVAAIATKKLRFIPGLG, translated from the coding sequence ATGTTTGACTGTATTATTGTTGGTGCTGGTCCTGCTGGAGCGAGTGCGGCTTATCAACTGGCGCAAAAACAGCATTCGGTTTTAGTAATTGACAAAGCTGCTTTTCCCCGTAATAAATCCTGTGGTGGTGGTGTTTCTCCTGCGATCGCCAAGTTATTTGATTTTGATTTTGCTCCCGTTATCGAGCGTACCGTTTCTAAGGTGAAATACACCTGGAAAATGGACGATCCAATGGAAATACAGCTAAGAAACATTAGCCCCATGTGGATGGTACAGCGCGATAAGTTCGATAACTTTTTAATCGATCGCGCTAAAGAAAAGGGCGTTGAGTTTAAAGACAATTTGGAAGTAACAGGAATTGAGTTACAGGGAGATAGTTGGCAGGTTAGCACTAGCAATGGCAATTTCTCGGCTAAGTATTTGATTGCTGCTGACGGTGCTAATAGTAAAGTTGCAGAATGGTTGGGTTATGCTGCGGCGCAAAAAGTTCCTGCTGCCAGTTTGGAAGTTTCAGGGGAAGTGAGCGATCGCCGTTCGGATATGGCGTTTTTTGACTTTGGTTCGCTAAAAAATGGTTTTATGTGGTGTTTTCCCAAAGCCGATGGCTATACCTTTAGCGCGGCATTTGTGCGCGATCGCCAGGGCAAACCCGAAGAACTCAAACAGCAGCTTAATAACTATGCTGCCAAGTTTGACTTAGATACATCAAATGCTGAATATCGCGAACACGAAATTAATCTGTGGCAAGAAGATCGCCCCTTACATAGCGAGCGCGCCTTAATTATTGGTGAAGCTGCTGGTATTGTCGATCCGTTAATTGGGGAGGGAATTCGCCCCGCGATGTTTACGGGTGTTGCTGCTGCCGAGGCAATCGATAAAGCCTTAGCTGGTGATGCTGAAGCTTTGGCGCAGTATAGCGAAACTATTAAGCAAGAATGGAGTTCGGATCTGGGTAAAGCACAGTTTTTAGCCAATATCTTTTATAAAGCACCCAAACTAGCATACAAACTAGGTTTGAAACGCTCTAGTGCGGGGCAATTGATGGGTAGAATTCTCTGCGGTGAATTAACCTATTCTGAAGTTGCGGCGATCGCAACTAAAAAATTGAGATTTATTCCTGGTTTGGGGTAA